TGAGATTTACCAATGCGCCAATCGGTACAGCAACCTTATATATGCCATGAGCGGCTGCCAAATTAGTCATTAGCGGCTTCCCTAAAGGTACTAATAGTTCATTGATCAGATCATTGTACGATTTGCCGTAGGCATCTGGGCAGCCTGAACACTCCCCCATTACAATTCCAACACAATCATACAACTTACCTGCCAATATTAGATGCTTGATCATTCTATACACCTTGTTTATAGGTTCATGAATTTCTTCAAGGAATAGAATTTTTCCTCTAGTCTCAATTTCGAACGAGGTACCCAAAGTATCCGTAATTGAAGACAGGTTGCCTCCGACCATAGGTGCAGTCACATTGCCAACCACTTTACTTGTTAGGACCTTACCTGGAGGATTTTGGATTCGCCTTGGAGATTTTACAGTAGAAACCGCCTCAAAGAATTGATTGAAATTAAAAGCAGGAGTAGACGCCCTAAAATCGATAAGCAGCAGACTAGAAAAAGTCACTAAGTCGGAAAATTGATATAAGGTATTTAATAAAACAGAAGCATCGCTGTATCCTGTGAGTATTTTGGGATTTGCTGAAATTAATTCGTAGTCCAAATGCGGGAGAATTCCCGCTACGCCTACTCCTCCTCTTGTAGGAAGAATCATATTAACTTTTGGATTAGCAAACATATTCATGAGATCGATCGCTCTTTGTTCATCTGTTCCAGCAAGAAAACCATTTACTGCATACACATAGTCACCTAAAATAACCTGAAATCCCATGCTTTGCAATACTGAAATACCAGTATGTATGGTGTCCTGGGCAAGTGGACTTCCTAATGTAACAATTCCTATTGTGTCACCACGTTTTAATATGGGTGGATAAATAGGCATGTCTCCACTCTCCTAGCAAGTCTGTAAGTAATATTTATGTTCGGAAAGCGAAAATAATGATACCTTCGCTCAATTTCGCTCATTCTGAACATCTAATGAATGCCAGACTCGCTATTTCAAGCAAATGATCACCTTTACCGCCTACAGTTCATTAGATGCCCTTTGTGCATGAGGAGGAAGGATGTGAATTCCAAACGCAGTTAAACTCGTGTAAAAAAAGCCTTTTGAGGCGTCTGTCCCACGACAGCCGTATCAAAAGGCTCCTTCTATATGTTCGATGCGGGGTGCTTCTACACCTAAAATTACTTCTATCGTGATAACATCAAAGCGAACTGGTCTCTCATACTGTTGAAAACGATGCAAATAAAATTGTGCTGTCTCTCTGACCTTTAACTGCTTTCTAAAATCAATCGATTCTTTAGCGGTCCCAAAATGCAGGGAGGGTTTTCTTGTTCGGACCTCAATAAAGATTAATACGCCTGCTTTTTCAGCAATGATATCGAGTTCTCCTGTCCGGCATCGCCAATTCCGCGCTACAATCCGGTAGTTCATCTCAATTAAATAGCTCTCAGCTGTATCTTCGCCGAATTTCCCTAATTGTTTCCTTGAATCATTGCGCATTTCGGTCATTCGTCATTCCTCTTAGGTCTCATCCGATTATCTGAACGATAAATAAAGCTAAGCACCTCAGCAACCAGTTGGTATAATTCGGGAGGAATTTCTTGATCCAAATCTAATTTTGACAATACTTCCACAAGTGAGGAGTCCTCTTGGATAGGGATTCCATTATCTTTGGCTTTCTGCAAAATAGCTTCTGCCATATGCCCACTGCCTTTGGCGATAAGGGTTGGAGCCTTTTGTGTTTCCGGTGAATATCGAAGCGCTACAGCTTTTTTGAGTGGTGTCGATGCCGGTGCCTCGGATGGATTCCTATGCTTGTTCATGCTCGGAAATCCACTCCCTTGTACGTTTTCGGCTGAAATAGCGCCCTTAGATCAGCTCTGCCATCTGAAATCCCTTGCTTCTCTGATTCATTTTCTTTCATCACAGGAGGCAAAGGGTATGGGGAACACTTCAACGATATAAATTGATATCCAGCTTTCTGCATGGCTGCTGTTATTTCTTCTTTGGATTCCTCCATTAAAGGTGCTAAGGCAGGATGATCATTATGGATATTCAATGAAACAATTTTATTCACAACTTGCACATCCAACAGCGTGTTGCCCATAACTTTCATTTGCAGATCAAAAAGAAGTCGGCAATTGCTTGCATCTACTTCTCCGCGTTTGCCTTTGCGGGATTGGATGTGAATGGCGGCCGACTGTTGGCCTGTCCCATCCATGAAAGGGACGAATAGCGTCATATGGGCAAACATTGCACTTTTGTCACCAGTCAGCATGAGCTGTTGGCCGGTAATTTGCCCTATGGCTTGCTGCGCCGCCTCTTTGAGCGGCGCTGGCGTGTCATCGGATGCGGTTAGCTGCAGCAGCAGACTTTTGAGCGTGTCAGCCGCAGGCTTAACCATGTCATCCTGCTGATTGCCAGCAGCGATTAGATTCGGCTGCAGGTCATCTGTTTGTGTCCGTCCGCGTAGCATCGGATCTACACGCTCATCCAGCTTAGCGGCTAGATGAGCTTCATGTTCCACGCCCACAGCTTTGAGCATCCGACTGATCCAGTTAGTCTCACTCTCAGCCGCTGGCGCGTCCGGCGCAGCGCTTCGCGCCTGCGCCTCTGCCGGAGCCGCCGCCTTCTGCTTCGCAGACGGCTGGGGCTCTGCCGGCGAACCCGCCTTAGGCGGTTCGCCTTCGCGTACAGGCTCAGCGCTCCGCGCCTGAGCCTGCTCGGCCGCCCCCGCTGTGCGGGCGGCCGGCTGTCCCGCCGCCGGGGCTTCGCCGGCGGCCTTCTCCGCGCGCGGCGCAGCCGCGGCGGGCTCTTCCAGCCCCGCTGCTGCGCTAGCAGCGGGCGGAGCTGGACCGGCAGCAGCCGCAGGCGGGCTGCCGGTACTCACCTGCGGCGCCCCTGCAGGAGCCGCCGTCTTCCCAGCGCCAGCCTGCGAAGCAGCTGGCGCAGCAGCGTCATCGGCCGCCGGGGCCTCTGGCGGCCGCGCAGGCCATGTCGCTGCGGCAGAAGCCCGCAGCTCCTTGAGCAGCGCGACAACCTGCTTGGCGGTATCAGCCGCTGGATGAGCTGGATCTTGCTCAAGCAGCGCATTAGCCTGCTGCTCGACCTGCTCCAGAACTTTGCCTACAGGCGGACCCGTTGTCACCTGCTTCAAGGCCCCTACCGTCTCCATCGTGAGCGGCAATCCCTTTTTGTGAGCAAGTATGGCTGCCTGGGCCCACTCTTCCTTATTTGCCCCTTCAGGCAGACTACGCATTAATTGATCAAATGCTTTAACATTTTCCTTCGATACAGGAACACCATCTTGCTGCATCTGCTGAACCATTTGCCGATTACTGGCAGTATCCTTTACATTGAAAGCCTTGAGCAGATCACCAAGCGAATCATCCGCAATCTGCACATCCGATGCAGTGAGTGGTTTCAACAAAACTTGACCGCCGCTGGAAGATTCCGGTTGCACTTGCAGCATCGTCACCTCTCCCTGTTTAAGCGGAGTTTCCAGCTTGGCACGAACTTGTACACCACCAATATTCAATAATGCTTCTTGATCACTAAGCAGTTGAAGCACAACACCTTTGACAATCTGCCCCACCTTTAATTCAAGCACCTTGCTATCCGATGCGGTTAATTCTCCGACCAAATTACGAATCAGTCCGCTAATATTCACATTGATCACCTCGAGTCTTCCTGTCACCCTATGTATAGTATCGGCGTTTTCCAAACATATCTTTACACGTTTAAGTTAAATAAGATCCAATTCAAGCTGCTCTGTCTGAGAGGCAGATTCCTTCAATTCCAATTGAGCCATAACCTTGCGAATAAATAACTTTCGATGAAGCGCGGTAGGTCCATAGCGCAAAAGCATCTCTCTATGGTGCTTCGTTGCATAACCTTTATGTACAGCAAGGCCATATTCAGGATATTGCTTGTCCCATTCTATGCACATACGGTCACGTGTGACCTTGGCAATAATGGAAGCGGCGGCAATCGATTGACTTAGCGCATCACCATGAATAATCGCTGTCTGTTCGATGTCCACACTTACAACTTCAGCATCTACCAGCAGATAGTCTGGCACGATCTTCAATTGTTCCACAGCTTGCTTCATAGCCTGTCTAGCAGCTTGTTTAATATTTAAGGCTTCAATCGCATCAACATCCACAATGCCTACACCCACTGCAAGCGCTTCGCTCATAATTTGGTCGAATAACAGCTCCCTTTTCTTCTCAGAAAGCTTTTTGGAATCATCGACTCCCTCCAGCAGAAACCCCTTGGGAAGAATAACCGCAGCCGCCACGACATCGCCGAATAGACAGCCTCTTCCTACTTCATCTATGCCAGCAACAAGGCTGAAGCCTTGCTCCCATATTTGTTTTTCGTACTCTAGCAACGGCTTTCGCCCCTTTCCATCTCTTCATTATAAAGGATTGACGCCACGTCAAGCCATACCATTTTTTGCTTGCATCTTGCCAAAAAAAAAAGCCATCTTGGAGCCCGCTATCACAGCGGAACTCCAAAATGACTTTCATTCAATCGATTTTGATTAACGCAAAGGCTTTTCCAAAGAAATACGCCCCATTTTACCTGCTCGAAGTTCACGAATAATAATCAAGGAAGCCTTGTCCAAATCGACCTTACCACCGCTTACAATTGCTCCGCGTTTCCGGCCTATCGCTTCCATAACCTTAATGACCTCATGAATATTATCCATATCCTCGGGTAGCTCTTGAATGGCATATCGCTCCTGAATACCAGTTCCATAATGCTGAACCATGTATTTAACAACGAAAAGCGCGATTTCATCCAAATGAAGCAATTCTTCTTTGATCGCCCCTGTAGCCGCCAATCTCATGCCAACCATTTGATCTTCGAATTTGGGCCACAAAATCCCCGGTGTATCCAACAAATCCATCTCAGTGCCGACTTTAATCCACTGCTGCCCCTTGGTAACCCCTGGCTTATCTCCAGTCGCGGCAATTTTCTTGCCTGCAAGCTGATTAATAAGCGTCGATTTGCCCACATTTGGAATCCCAACAATAAGCGCTCTTACCGCACGAGGGTTAATCCCCTTGCGAAGCTGACTCTCAATCTTGTGAGCCCAAAGCTGCTTAACTCGCGGTAAGATTTCTTTCAGATGAGTTCCGTTGGCAGCATCAATCGGTAACGCCGGAAGACCTTGCTCGGCAAAATATTTGACCCATTCCGCAGTGACTTGCGGGTCCGCCAAATCATTCTTATTCAGCAAGACCAAGCGCGGTTTATCCTTTAAAATCTCATCAACCATCGGGTTCCGGCTGGAGAGTGGTATGCGGGCATCCAAGAGCTCAATGACGACATCAATCAGCTTAAGCTTTTCTTCAATCTGTCTTCGCGCCTTGGTCATGTGACCGGGAAACCATTGAATGGTCATTCTTCTTCACCTCAAAAATGTATGAAACTAATTTTGCTCACTGGCCAGAAAATGACTTCTGCACGGCCAACAATTTTGTCGTAGGGTACGAAACCTACACTCTTTGCACGGCTATCTTTGGAATTCGGACGATTATCTCCCATAGCGAATATCTCGTTATCCGGAATTTTGGTTTCCGGGTAATCGGACAATGTATTGTAGGGATGTCCATCTTTATTAGCTTGTTCAATCGCTTCTTTGATGAAAGGCTGATCAATCTCTTGTCCATTAATGAAGACTTTGTCGCCCGTCACTTTCACTGTCTCACCTGGGAGCCCGATGACGCGTTTGATGTAATCCTTACCTTCCGGAGCGTGGAAGACGATAACCTCTCCCCGTTTCGGCGAGCGAATATCATACACAATTTTATTCACGATAAGTCTTTCACCGGTAGAGAAATTCGGGCGCATGGAATCTCCATCGACGATGAACGGCGAGAACAAGAACCAGCGAATGATAATCACAAGCACGCCCGCAATAACCAAAGCTTTAATCCATTCCCATGTCTCATTTTTAGCTGATTTTGCAGGCGCAGCAGCTGCCGCTGAGTCCTGCTCTATGTAAGGCTGATCCTGGTTCTTTTGTTCCATCACTGATTGCCTCTTTTCCAGTTTTGGTTTATGTCGTTAGATCTAGTATGCACAATGAAAATGAAAAGGAGACTTGCCTGAACAAGCCCCCCGTTTTTCTTATCGAATTTCTTTGATTCTTGCAGCTTTACCACGAAGACCACGCAGATAATAAAGTTTCGCACGACGAACTTTACCACGGCGAGCCACTTCAATCTTGTCAATCTTCGGAGAATGGAATGGGAAAGTTCTTTCCACACCCACACCGTAAGAAATTTTACGAACTGTAAACGTTTCGCTGATTCCACCGCCGTGGCGTTTAATAACAACACCTTCGAACAGCTGAATACGCTCACGTGTACCCTCGATAACTTTTACGTGTACTTTAAGTGTGTCTCCTGGACGGAAATTAGGAATATCCGTACGGAGTTGCTCTTTCGTAATCTCTTGAATAAGATTCATAGTTGACTCCCTCCTTCCACACAGGTGTTCATTCCGCTCATTCACAAAGTAGATCGTAGTTGTTATGCGTAGAGGACCACCAGACTCGAACTGTTGAAAAAATCACAACAGAATATATATTATCATAGATAAATAATAATATCAATAGAGAAGTTTTTGGCTATTCAACCTTTTGCTGCTGGGCATGCCATTCGGCAACCCATGCCTTCTCTTCTTTGGATAACTCTCTATCTACAAGCAAATCCGGGCGTCGTTCCAATGTACGGAACAATGATTCTTTCCTGCGCCATTTCCTTACATTCTCGTGATGGCCGGACATCAGCATTTCAGGTACTTCCCACTCTCTGAACTTAGCTGGCCGCGTATAATGCGGATACTCCAATAGACCTGTTGAGAATGAATCCGTCACAGCGGACATTTCATTGCCCAGCACACCAGGCAGGAGCCTCACTACGCTGTCTATAACAACCATAGCGGGTAATTCACCGCCTGTTAATACATAATCTCCGATGGAGAGCTCGTCCGTCACTAGATATTGCCGAATCCGCTCATCGTAGCCTTCGTAATGACCACAAATAAACACAAGATGTTGTTCGCTCGATAGTTCCTCCGCTTTCTTTTGCGTAAAAGGCGTACCTTGCGGACACATCAGAATCACACGCGGCTTTACCTGCTCTTCTCCCGGTTGTTCATGAACGGGCAGAGCTTCAACCGCGGCAAAAATCGGCTCAGGCTTCAAAACCATTCCGCCGCCGCCGCCGTAAGGATAGTCATCGACTGTATTATGCTTATTATTCGCATAATCACGAAAATTTACTGTATTCAACGAAACGATTCCTTTATCACGCGCTTTCCCCAATATGCTGGACGAAAAAACGCCATCAAACATCTCAGGAAAGAGCGTCAACACATCGATTCTCATTCTAGCAACCCTTCCATCAGGTGGATGCGGATTATTTTGTTAGCGACATCGACATCAAGGATTACATCATCAATGACAGGCAGTAATAGTTGCTTTCCTTTCGCCAAAGCTACGACCCACACATCATTAGCACCGGGTGTTAATACTTCCGACACTAAGCCTAATTCTTGGCCATCTTCCGTTATCACGTTGCACCCGATAATTTCGTGATAGTAATACTCTCCCTCATCGAGCGGTTGCTGCTGGGTGCTTTCGATTTTGAGAAGCGAGCCTTTAAATTTCTCTACCTCATTGATGTCTGTGAATCCTGCGAATTGGATGATAAACACATTTTTATGTAAGCGGGACGATAGCACCGTCACCGGCGTTTGCTTATTTTGAGAATCTACAATAATCAGCGAATTGCCTTTATCAAAACGTTCTGGGAAATCTGTTTCTGGAACTATTTTTAGTTCTCCACGAATCCCGTGGCTGTTTACAACTTTACCAATGGTGACCAGTTTTTCGCTCATATTCGCTTGCCCAACCTCCACATTAATTTACCTTCCAAACCATACAAGAAAAAGGCTAGGAACTAAATCCTAACCTACTTTCTTATGAAACGATTTCGACGGCTACCCGCTTCGTTTCTTTCACAGCTGCCGACGTGACCACTGTGCGGAGCGATTTCGCAATCTTGCCTTGCTTGCCAATCACTTTACCGACATCGTCGGGGTGAACAGACAGCCTGAACTCAATCTTGTCATCTTTCTCCACCACAGTGACACGTACTTCTTCCGGATGATCGACAAGTGCCTTAGCAATTACCGTGATAAGATCCTTCATGAACTCACCCTCCGAAAGATAACAGATTACTTCTGTAATTTCAGCTCGTGAAATTTAGTCATCAAACCTGCTTTTGAGAACAGGCTGCGAACTGTATCGGACGGTTGAGCGCCAGTTTGAAGCCATTTCAGCGCTTTTTCCTCATCAAGAGAAACTGCTGCTGGTTCTGCAATCGGGTTATAAGTACCGATTTCTTCAATAAAACGACCATCACGTGGGGAACGGGAATCCGAAACCACTACACGGTAAAAAGGAGCTTTATGAGCGCCTACACGTTTAAGACGAATACGTACTGCCATGAAAAATCACCTCCTACTTAGAATAAATAGCTTATTTAAAAGGGAAATTTAAATCCCTTGCCGAGCTTTTTCATACCTTTGCCGCCTTTAGGACCCATCATACCAGAGAATTGCTTCATCATCTTACGCATATCGTCGAACTGTTTGATGAAACGGTTAACTTCCTGAACGGAGTTGCCGCTTCCCATAGCAATCCGCTTGCGGCGATTTGCATTGAGGAGCTCAGGCTTGCGCTTTTCTTCCGTGGTCATCGACTTCACAATAGCCTCAACACGTGCCATTTGTTTATCGTCAACCTTCATATCCTTCATGCCTTTGATCTTGTTCGCACCAGGCAGCATATCCAAAATTTGATCCAAAGGGCCCATTTTCTTAACTTGCTCCATCTGATCAAGGAAATCTTCAAAGGTGAACTCGGCGTTGCGCATTTTGCGCTCCATCTCTTTCGCCTTATCCATATCAATTCCGGCTTGCGCCTTCTCAATCAGAGTAAGCATATCGCCCATGCCCAATATTCTTGAAGCCATACGATCCGGGAAGAAAGGTTCCAATGCATCCATCTTCTCGCCGCTAGCCACAAACTTGATCGGACAGCCTGTTACAGCTTTGACGGACAACGCAGCACCACCGCGGGTATCGCCATCCAGCTTCGTTAATACAACACCTGTCAGCTCAAGCTGCTTGTGAAAGCTTTCTGCCACATTGACAGCATCCTGACCTGTCATCGCATCGACAACAAGCAAAATCTCATCAGGTTCTACGGCAGTTCGTACATTCTTCAGCTCGTCCATCAAATTCTCATCGATGTGGAGACGACCGGCGGTATCGATAATGACGTAATCATTACCATTATCTTTGGCATGCTGAAGTCCGGCTTTGGCAATGTCGACCGGGTTCACTTGATCACCAAGCGCGAATACAGGCACTTGCAATTGTTCTCCCAGAACCTGAAGCTGCTTGATCGCGGCTGGACGGTATATATCACAAGCTACGAGAAGCGGTCTGTGGTTCTGCTTGAGCAGCATTTTGGCTAATTTACCAGAGGTTGTTGTTTTCCCTGCCCCTTGCAAGCCTGCCATCATAATGATCGTCGGCGGTCGATTCGAGCGTGCCAGTTTACTTTGTGTGCCTCCCATAAGAGAGGTAAGCTCTTTGTTAACAATATCGATAACAACCATGCCAGGTGTGAAGGACTTCAATACATCTTGTCCAATTGCCTGTTCCTTCACCTTAGCAATAAAGTCTTTCACCACTTTAAAGTTAACGTCCGCTTCGAGCAGAGCCAATCGAACCTCGCGAAGCGCTTCGCCTACATCTTCTTCAGTCAGCTTACCTTTGCTTCTCAGCTTGCCGAATACGTTCTGCAATCGGTTTGCTAATCCTTCAAATGCCATGCGCTTCACCTCCTGCCTCTGGACTTTATTTAATCTATCCCTACTATTGTATCAAAAAGCTCCGTCGTTTTCCTCTTTAGCTCAGGATCGCATTGATCCATCACTTGAATCAGTTCTGTACGCAGCTTCATGCGCTGTTCATGTTTATGTACTAGCTGCAGCTTGCCTTCATAATCCTGCAAGGTTAACTCTGCTCGTTTAATATGCTCATAGACCGCTTGGCGGCTTATTTCAAAGTTCTCAGCGATTTCTCCCAAGGAGTAATCATCGTGAAAATACAATTGGAGGAATGTTCTCTGTTTATCGGTCAACAGCGCTTCATAGAAATCAAACAGCAAGTTAATGCGATTCGTCTTCTCCAGCATCTGATCGATCTGATCGAGCGTCATAACTCCACCTCCGTAAAGGTTGCGCACTTGACACCAGCACAACAGAACCTATCATACTGAATTCCGAGATGAATGTCAAGCATTTGACCTTGTCAGTTTAAAAAACAAAAAATTCACCTCAAACCGCCGTGCGGTTGAGACGAATTTTGAGTTCCATAACAAGAATACCAGAATTAAATATCGGTTTCTTCCTTTTGCTCGCCAATCCATTTGCCAAACAAAGCATGAACAAATTGCTCTGAATCAAATGGCTGGAGATCATCCATTTTCTCTCCAAGTCCTACGAATTTCACCGGTAAAGACAGTTCCTGACGAATCGCTACAACAATACCGCCTTTCGCTGTGCCATCCAGCTTGGATAAAACCAATCCTGTAAGACCCGTTTTGTCGCCGAACAATTTGGCCTGGCTAAGCGCATTTTGCCCCGTTGTCGCATCCAAAACAAGAATAACCTCATGAGGAGCATCCGGTACTTCCCGCTGAATAACGCGATAAATCTTGTTCAGTTCCTCCATCAGATTCACTTTGTTCTGCAAGCGGCCCGCAGTATCGCATAACAGGATGTCGACTCCTCGTGTTTTGGCTGCTTGCACAGCATCGAACATCACCGCGGCGGGATCTGCGCCAGACTGTTGTTTGATGACATCAACACCGACACGTTCTCCCCAAGTCTCCAATTGTTCTATAGCCCCGGCACGAAACGTATCTCCGGCAGCCATCAGCACTTTTTTGCCTTGTGATTTGAACATGTGAGCCATTTTGCCAATTGTCGTTGTTTTGCCTACACCATTAACCCCTACGAACAAAATCACGGACAACCCGTTCGGATTCAGATTTAATCCTGCATCCGCATCCCCTTTCAACAGCTCAACAAGCTTCTCAGAAAGAATCGGTTGAAGTTCCGCCGGATTCTCGATTTTACGCTTTTTCACTTCAGCACGAAGCTCATTAATCAACTTCAAAACCGTATTCACACCTACATCGGCGCCGATTAGAATTTCCTCAAGCTCTTCATAGAAATCTTCGTCAATCTTCTTACGGCGACTAAATAAGTCATCTACGCGATCAACGAAGGCGTCCCTCGTTTTGGTTAGTCCTTCTTTAAATTTATTCGTAACAGCTTCGGCCTTGCTGGAAATACTATCTTTTAGTCGTTTAAAAAAGCTCATGGTTCCTCCTAGGAAATTAACTTGTCAACAGATTATGACGCAGAAACAACAGCTTCCTCATCCTCCAAACGCACTGAAACCAGCTTGGAAACTCCGCCTTCTTGCATGGTTACGCCGTAGAGCACATCGGCCTCTTCCATCGTTCCTTTGCGGTGTGTAACGACGATAAATTGCGTCATTTCCGAGAATTCACGCAAATATTCAGCAAAACGAGACACATTCGCTTCATCCAGAGCCGCTTCAACTTCGTCCAAGACGCAGAATGGCACTGGCTTTACACAAATAATCGAAAATAATAGCGCAATCGCCGTGAGTGCTCGCTCTCCACCGGAAAGCAGCTGTAGATTTTGCAGCTTCTTGCCAGGCGGCTGAGCTACGATTTCAATGCCCGTATCCAGCATATTCTCTGGTTCCGACAAAATCAAATCCGCTCGACCGCCACCGAACAATTTGGCAAACACAACACCGAAATGCGACCGAATCGCATCAAAAGTCGTCTTAAATCGCTTCGACATCTCTATATCCATTTCACGAATGACTTGATACAACGTTGTTTTCGCTTCGATCAAATCATTTTTTTGCGAATCTAGAAACTCAAAACGTTCAGACACACGCGCGTATTCTTCAATTGCGCCCAGGTTAACTTCTCCTAAGGAAGCAATTTCACGTTTGAGCTCACGTACTTTACTTTGGGTCCCTTGAATATCTTCCGGCACCGGGTAGCGATCTTTGGCTAGCTCATAGCTAAGTTCATAGTCTTCGGCCAGCTTTTTCAGCATATTCTCGAGCTCGACATCCAGACGAGTTACACGAACTTCCGTTTGGTGCAAACTCTCTTCAACCTGTTTTAGTTGCGTACGCTGGGCGCGAGTTTCATTCTCTTCCTGTTCAAGCTTATGTAGCCATTCCGTACGTTCAGCCCGTTTGAAATCGATACTTTCCGTACATTGCTGCTTTTTGAGCTTAAGATCGTTAAGCAATTCAACTTGCAGCACGGTCTCCTGCTCCAGTAAAGCCATATCTTGTTCCAGTTGAACAAGAAGCCCCCGGTTCATCTCCATCTCCCGCTCAACCTCTCCAAGATCCTGCTGCAGACGCCGCTGTTGGTCTTGCAGAGATTGCTTCTCTTGAGAAATCGATGCCACTTTAACTTTCAAATCTGTCAATTGGCTTTGGAGCTCTTCTTTTTCGGATTCACTGGCTTTTCTGGAGTTTTCAGCTTCACGAATAGCCTGCTGCAAAGAAGCCT
Above is a genomic segment from Paenibacillus sp. HWE-109 containing:
- a CDS encoding putative DNA-binding protein; its protein translation is MTLDQIDQMLEKTNRINLLFDFYEALLTDKQRTFLQLYFHDDYSLGEIAENFEISRQAVYEHIKRAELTLQDYEGKLQLVHKHEQRMKLRTELIQVMDQCDPELKRKTTELFDTIVGID
- the ftsY gene encoding signal recognition particle-docking protein FtsY, with amino-acid sequence MSFFKRLKDSISSKAEAVTNKFKEGLTKTRDAFVDRVDDLFSRRKKIDEDFYEELEEILIGADVGVNTVLKLINELRAEVKKRKIENPAELQPILSEKLVELLKGDADAGLNLNPNGLSVILFVGVNGVGKTTTIGKMAHMFKSQGKKVLMAAGDTFRAGAIEQLETWGERVGVDVIKQQSGADPAAVMFDAVQAAKTRGVDILLCDTAGRLQNKVNLMEELNKIYRVIQREVPDAPHEVILVLDATTGQNALSQAKLFGDKTGLTGLVLSKLDGTAKGGIVVAIRQELSLPVKFVGLGEKMDDLQPFDSEQFVHALFGKWIGEQKEETDI